The DNA sequence CACGATTCAAATATGCTCCTCACGGCAGTCGACATGCTGTTTCTCTCATCTTTCTTGAGCAATGGGCTCAACCTTCTTATCTGCGGTTCCAGGAACTTAAAAAGCTCTCTCTCACAGTTGTAGATGTCCTCTTCAGGGATTTTTCCATAAAATCTTGCAATTTCTATAACATCTTCCAGTGATACCAGTGGATACCCACTGAATTCTCTCTGGATAATAGTTAGAAAATTATATGGGGAATTTTTGCCGTCATAATCTTTGATTTTCTCCATTACTTTCTGCCATTTCTCGGCTTTTCTTTTGTCTTTATGGAAGATATAATGTTCTTCGACGCCTAGCCCGAATAAATCTTTTTCCTCACTGGAAAGCTCATATATCAGGCCGTATTCAAATCTCAATCTGTTATATGTTCTGTAGAATGTTGCCCTAGGTATTGCCTTTTCAACTTTCTTCTGTAATTCAGAGGTTTTCCATGGCCTATCTGTGTAGTAACGAAGGAGCGTCAACTCATTTTCACTTAACTTTTTCTCAAAATCTATTTCCATTTAGTATCAATATTATTGTAAGGTCTCATTGTATTTACTTTTTACTTGCATTAGTGATATCAATTTTTTACATTGTATAGTATCATATATTCACAAAAAACACATAAGATGACACCCGATAGGACATCATGGAATCATTAGTTATAGGTTCTAGGAAGATAGGGAGACGAGGGAAAGGACTCTGCATCATGTTGCCATCCATTTGGCTTAAAAATATAGACAGTACCGTTGGCAGCACAGTTACCTTAACAATTGAGGATAATAAGCTAATCGTTGAGCCGGAGGTGAAGAAGAAATGAGTTCGACAGTTTCGCCCCCGCCGAACTCAATACAAGAATTCATAGAGCAAATTAAGCCTTTCGCAAGACATTTTTCGAGTAGGGTTGAAGCTGCCCTGTACTTTGCAGATAAAGGAATATCGGTTTTTCCAGTACATACTGTGAGAAATGGGAAATGCACCTGCCACAAAGGTGAATCCTGCAAGAATCCAGGAAAACATCCTATGCACAAGAACTGGCAGGATGAGGCCACAACAGATCCAGAGAAAATAAAAAGGATGTGGCTAGCGAATCCTGATGCCAATATCGGTCTGGCTATGGGGAATGGCCTAATTGGAACCGACATAGATGTGAAGAATGGAAAGGATGGGTGGAAAGAATGGCTGGAAATTCTGAAACTTTATAACAGTGACCAGATAGTTTCCTTGATTCAGGCCACTCCTTCTGGTGGATTGCACATCATACTAAAAGTCAAGGACTCCTCGATTATCACTGGCGCTTCAGATGCCCTGGGAATGGGGATTGACATAAGAAGCGATGGAAATCTTCTTGTTGGAGGCGGCTCAGAGAACGATAAGGGCACATACAGGGTCTTTGACCTTCCTATTGGTAGCGCACCTGGATGGCTTGAATCCATAATGATTGGCAAATCGAATTGGGTCAAGTCCATGATAAAGAGGATAAATACAGGCGCAGTTTTCAATGAAGGTGAGAGGAACAAAGCGTGTGTTGCATACTCTGTTAAGCTAAACAGGGATGGGTACACAAAGACCGACTTTCAGGAAAAACTCAGAGAATTCGCAAGAACCCGATGTGCCCCCTCATATGAAGATCCTGCACTGGAATACATTGTTGACCATTATTGGAATCCTACGAAGATAATCCATGCGGAAACTCCGACTTTCATGGACCTTGGAAAGCCAGATTTTAAGATTTGGGAAGGTCCAGAAGAAAATGTAAAGGAATGTTTGACCACACTATACGAGTACATACCGCAAGGCCCTGATGAAACCTACGAGCTCGCGAAGCGGAATCTTCCAAACATGTTGATGCAGTATCTGAAACACTTTTTCCATGTCACAAGAGAAATAGCATTCGGCAAACCCACAGACCTTCTCTACTGGTACAATGGACGTTATTACGAATACGAACCCACTGACCTTGAATTGAGAAGTAAGATGGAATACCTTACATCCAATCACATCACCGGCAGCGAGAAAAATGAGGTGATTGCAAAGCTTATGGACAATGCCTATTTCGTGGAACAGCAGGAGAGGTATGTTTCGCTTGAGAATAAACTTCTTGACTGCGAGAATTGGAGAGTTATTGATTTCACACCGGAAATATTTGCCACAGTTCACCTACCTGTGAAATTCGACCAGTACGCAACGCATTCACTGTGGGACAAATTCCTAAGCGATGTTGTATCACCAGAAAGCATTCCGAGACTACAGGAGCGGGCCGGCTACACACTGATTCCAAGATATCCAATAAAGAAGAGCTTCCTTGCAATAGGACCAACAGATAGCGGTAAGACAACATTTCTCTTAGCGATTAAGAATGTTCTTGGGTTAACCAACGTCTCGGCCGCAACTCTCCAGCTTCTCTCAAGCGTAGACCAGCGTTTTGCCGCCTCTAAGCTGTTCAAGAAGCTGGCAAATATTGCGCCTGATATGCCATCCAACTCACTGGGTGACATCAGCACTTTCAAAGCAATAGTAGGAAGGGATCTTGTAAGCATTGAGTTTAAGTACAGACAGGCCTTCGACGCACAACTGAGGTCAAAACTTCTCTTTTCAGCCAACTCTCTGCCGCATGTAAAGGATGATGACGAAGCGTTCTTCAACCGGTGGGACATTATAGTGTTTCACAAGCCGCCATTGATTGACAGCCAATTGGACATGAAGCTAGCGAACGAGGCATCAGGCATCCTCAGCTGGATGATTGAAGGAGCGAAGAAGATAACGGACAACGGAATGAAGTTCTCTGAGAGCACCCCAACAGCCGAAGCAATGCGGATATGGGAGATTGCCTCTAACCCAATAAGAGCGTTCTTCAATAGATGCGTGGTAAAGGAAGGAGATGAAGAATGGCCAACTTCCGATTACTATGCAGCCTTCAAGAAATTCACAAATGCATACCATGCTAAGCTTGTGGATGAGGACGTCTTTGACCCGCAGTTCTCGAAAATCAGCAGGACTCAGATTATCACCAGGCAGAGAAACAATGAAAAGGCCAAGTTAAGGAAAGGCCTCAAAATCAGAGACGAAAGTGAGTGGTTGCAGTCAGATATGGCAAACTCAGAAGTTGATGAACAACAAGAATATGAGCCAAGTAAAATCTACGGGCTTGTAACGAAAACCTTCTCCAATCTAAGTCCGGCGCCAAGAGAACGTGACAATATCGAGAGATGGATTTCATCTGAATTTGGCGTTACCATACAGAAAGCACAGTTACTTGTTGATGAATGGACCTCCAAGGGCCTGGTAACACTAAATGGAAAGCACCTTGAATTTCAAAGGGATGGCGATTCCGATGCTTGAGCAGCGGGGGGCCTATCTTTACAGGAATGGATATGTTGTCGGAAAACTCCAAAAGCCGTATTGCATTGCGGTGCGTGACAGGAGGCACTATTTCAGGAAGTATGATGGTTTTGCCCTTGCTGTTGAATCTTATGAATGGTTGATTGAAAATGGGTTCACATACTTCCAGATAAGATACCAACCCGAAAACAGAATCTTTATCTACAGAATTTCAGATTTCGTGATTGGTTACAGGATTGATTATCCTCCTCATGGTGAGCAGTATGTCTTGTCAAAATCAAAGAGCCTCGTGATACCCAAAATATCAAATTTGGATAGGTAGCCTTCTCTGACTGCCCCCTATATACCGTACTGCCATCTGAAATTTCTCGTCATGGTGCTTGGAAAATACATGGGCAAGCTCATGGATGAGAATTTCCCTTATGTCAACTCTGGCTAGTTTAATGGCATCTTCTCTGACTAAAATAGTTGAACCTTTAAGCATGGAGAGTATGGACTTATCCCTGAATTTCTTGACAAGTTCAAAATCTATTTCCCCTACAAGGTAGAATTTACCGTTACCTGACAGTTTGGAAAATTCTGATTTTAGAACCCATTTCAATCTCATTCTCAGATAATCTCTGAGTGCGTACTCGTCAAAGGAAACTGGAACGTAAAGAATCTGGCCAATTTGTTTGGGCATTTTCCTTTCAGATCGAAGGATTCTAGTCTTTCTGCCTAAGATGGTGATTTCAGAATCCAAAGGTCTCCCTCAAGCCCTTGTATATAAGTTCCACAATAGTGTCTTCCTCTGGAACACTGGCAGGGTTAAGCACTTTAATAGCAGAATATCTTATGGACTTCATAATATCTTTCCTATCTACTTTCCTTACATTTCTTTCTCCCTTCAGAAGGAGTTTTATGCCCTTTCTATCGGCCAAATTCTCGCAGAATAAGTTGAACACATTATCCCCCATGTCACTGATAGCAGCCTTTATTGCTTCCTTGAAGGCAGTCTTTGTTTCACCCTCAACTGATTCCGCAGAATCGATTGAGTCCATCCTTTCTTTTATTGATTTTATTTCATTGAGGATCTCTTCATTTACGGCTTTGGCCTTCATCAATCTCTGATATGCGTTCACTATCCTCTCCAGAAGGCTTGGATACCTGAATCTTCTGTTTGAAACATCCATATGCCATGTATTGAGTACTCTCAGGGCAGCCGCATAATCCCTAGTCTTTCCTAGTCTTTCCAGATAGGTTCTGTCTATGGTGAAGTTACCCTTATTCTCCACCTCTAAAAAGAAATTTTCGCTGACAATCTTCTTGACCCTTTCATAGGCTTCCTGCACCTTCTGCTCATTAACGCCACCCAGCTTCAGATTGTTAATATACACACCATATGCCTTGGCAAGAACCTTGTATCTATTCATGTGGGCCATAAGGTATGTTTTTGCCCTTGGCAGGTTAAGGATTGCAGTCAGCTTTCTGAAATTCTTCTCAAATCTGTCAGATATCTCTGAGTCGGAGAGAATTTTTATCAGTCTGTCTAGGTTTTCATGACTGTCATTTGAGAAATCGAAATCTCCAAAGATAGCATATGTCTCATCCAGCAACTGAACAAAATCTTTTTCAATTTCCTCTCTTGATATAACTATACCCCGAATGCCTGCCTCCGATGACATGCCTTCATATTTTTTCAGCGTCTTGTTGAGTGTTTCAAGAAGATATACGTAATCAATAACGTAACCGTAATCCTTAGTGGTGAATGGTCTGTCAGTCCTCCCTATGGCTTGAAGAAGGCGTTCTTCGAACAGAGGTTTAGCAAGATACATGACCCACAGCCTTGAGGAATCAAAACCCGTGAGGAGCATATCCGTCACGATGAGAATTTTCGGATTATAAGATAAATCAAAATTCGCAGCGAATTCCTTGCACGCTTTCTTTACGTCCTTCCCTGTTCTACTTTCAAGTTCGTCTTTGTATTCTTTAATAAGATCTGAGGTTTCATTATAGCCAAAGGTCATTACAACCTCAGATGCCTCGGGAGAAAGCAGTGTGTCCAGCTTTCTCTTGTACATGACACACGCCTCTCGGTCAACGGCAACCAGCATTGCTTTTAATCCATTATTGCTGTTTTCCACTTCATTCTGGAAATGACTGGCCACATCTCTTGCAATGGTTTCCACATTTGCCTCTGTTTTATACAGTTCCTTGATGACCCTTATCTTTCTGTTCAGGAGTTCTTTTTCCGTTTCGGTTAAATATTCTACTTCTTCATCGTGGTTAAGTGCTTCCTTGATTATCTGGTCTTTTACAGCAGGAATCGCAGCATTGTACTCATAGGCTATCGGAACTGTGAAGCCATCATCCTGAGCGTCCTTCATACTATACCTGTCGAGGTACAGTTCTCCTGGAGGGCAGAATTCCTCGAATGTGTTCCTGATCTTTCCTCCTGTGCTTTTTCTGATTGGGGTACCTGTGAAACCAAAGACGAAGGCATTAGGAAATGCGTTTCTGAAAGTCCCAGCCATCAGACCGTACTGAGTCCTGTGGCTCTCATCAACCAGGCATATCACATTCCCCCTTTCCAAGGAAGGATTCTTTGCTACAGATCTGAAATTTTCCGGGCTAAATTTCTGTATCGTAACAATGAAGATTCCTGGTTTCCCGTTTCCGTTGTTGTAAGAAATAAGTTCTGCCAGCTCTGTTGTGCTGCCTATACTCTGAGTAACCTCCAAACCTTGTATGTCAGAAAAATGTGTTAGGGCCTGATTGTCGAGGTCTTTCCTGTCTACCACAATGAGGAGCGTGGCATCTGGTAATTTCTTTCTTATCTGATATGCCGTGTTAGCCATTATTAAGGTTTTGCCTGAACCCTGCCAGTGCCATATTAATCCGGTTTTCACTGATTCCTTTTGGGTTCTGTTCAGATTATCATCTATTCGCCTGAGTATCTTCTCAGTGGCCCTGAACTGCATATATCTGGCCATTATCTTCTCATTCCTGTCGCCCTTCTTCCTTATGTGAATATAATTTGTTAGAATCTTTACAAAGTTGTCAGGATGAAAAACCCCGTATAGAAGCACTTCAACCTCATTTTCCGGTGTTGGTTCGAGCGGGTACGATGTTTTCCATTTTGCCAGTGTGTCATCTCCTTTCTGATTGAAGAACAGAGGAAAGAGCTCGCCCTTTACGCCATTGTTTATTACTGCAATCTGAAGGTAAGTGAACATTTCCCTTACACTTTCCTCATATCCCTTTATCTGGTTATATGCAAGTTCAAGAGTGCCCATATTGTAGGGGTTCTTGTTTTCCATAATCACAAGAGGCATTCCGTTGACAAACATTACAATATCAGGCCGCTTGTTTGACTTTCCCTTTATATTAAACTGATTTGTGACAATAAAGCTATTGTTGTGTATCTTTGTTTCGTCAAGCAATCTGATTGTGTGAATCTGCCTGTTTTCGTCCACAACGTTAATTCCGTGCTTCAGAAAGTCCAGAAATTTGGAATTTCCATCCTTTGAGGGCGTCAGTTCATCCAATTTTGAAATTGCATCTGAAATCAGTGTTTCAGGAACGGAATTAATTTTCCTTACACTTTCCAGGAGATTCTCTTTCAGCAGAAAGACGTAATTATTCCTTTCTTCGAGTTCTTCCGAGGAGTTGTAAATCCATCCGTAATCCTGGAGTTTTCTTATAATCCAGTTCTCATTGGAAGCCTCGCTAACCATCAGACCTTCACTCTTACCTTCCCTGTCAGGAGATGGTTCATCAGGCCTTTTTTCAGAACCTCAAGTTTTTCTTTTTTCCTTCTTAGCAGTTCCAATTTACTATCTACCGTGGAGAGAATTTCAGCTATTTTCTGCTGCTCAGCCATAGGGGGAAGAGCTATACATAATTTCGTGACGATATTAGCATTAAGATTGTCTTGAGTGGTGGTTCTTAAGTACGGTCTTAACGAATCCTTCTTGTTTTCCAGTTCATAATAAAGAAAATCAACGGACACATTACTTTCGTTCGGAATAAGAGATAGTATGGCTTGATTAGTAGCCACTGGAATTTTATTTATGGATACTTTCCCATAACTGGCATACATAGAGTACAAAATAGAATCGACAGGCGTCAACCAAGAACTGCTGTTCCTGAGTCCGTATTCTGTTATAAATTCGGTGGTTTTTACAATAAATTTTGGAGAATTTACCATATCTTCTATCTTTACAAATGGTATTGTCCCGTTTTCATAATATTCTTTAACAGACCGAAGTGGTGTGCCACCTGCACGGGCTTTTACTGTTATCCTAGGATCGCCTAGTTCGACACATCCCCATTCCTCAGGTATCTCCCCAATCTCAGTCTTCTTAAATCTTGTATGACTGATTCCTCTAGTGAGAAGTTTCTGCATCAGTCCCTTCTTGAGCTGTTGGGTCAGAGCTATCTGTTCATTCACTTTATGTATTGCATCATCTGCCGTGGAGAGGATATCTGTAATCTTGTTCTGTTCTGTGATAGTAGGAACTGGAAACATTAAATTGAAAAGGGAATCCTTGGGAACTCTTTGCCGTCCCGTTGTTCCAACCATGCTGTTGATTAGTGGTTTTCTGAATAAATCCATCTTCAGCAGATAAAATGTAAATAGATTTGTGAGAGTATTTCCTGGGACTATCGGGTATACTTCAGAAGTTGCAAGAGCAAATCCGGTTGGTAGATTTGGGACAATCCCCAGTTTTCCGTTTTCAACAGATGGTGTGATTTTGGGAAGAAGAATATCGCCAGCCTCGCAATAGGTGGGAGGTATTACTTCGTTTGATTCTATGGCTTTGTATTCGCAATATGTGCCATTTTCGGGAATCAGATCCATAGGAATAGTGTATAATTTTTCCAATTTTTCACTGGTCTTTCTCTTTCTAATCTGCAGTATTTCGCCAAAAGGTTTTAAATCCCACTCTTCAGGTATCTCCCCAATCTCGCATATTTTGTATCCGGTCTTAGTCAATATAACCGAGCTCCTTGAGATAACCATTGAGCTTATTCTCAACCTCGCCTAAATCCATGTTTATCTCATTCAGTTCCTCAATAGCGGCCGACATATCAATAGAAATCTCGTTGTTCACTGGATTTACAAAGGCGCTGACATTTAAATTGTAATCTTTTGCTTTAATCCCGTCCACACTAACAACTTTTGAAAATCCACCGTTCGATTCGAATTTTCTATAAGCAGAAACTATGTGGCTGATATTATCATCAGTGAGAATATTCAGTTTCCGGATACTTGGGTGCTTTCCGCATTCCTTAGAGGCATCTATGAACAGAATTTCATCCTTGTGATCTTCGGGTTTGTGCCTGTTGAAAATAAGTATAACTCCGGCTGCTCCTGTGTTGTAGAATATCTTTTCAGGTAACAAAATGACGGATTCCAGAATCTTTTCCTCAACTATCTCCTTCCTGATGATTTTCTCTGAGTTGCTTCTGAAGAGTGCACCTTGGTCCATGATTACTGCAACCTTGGTTTTTGCCGTATACAGCATGTGCTGGATCCATGCCCAGTCTCCGTATCTCTGGGGAACTGACCCATATGAATATCTGTCTTTGAATTCCGCCTGCTTCAACGTATCTTCACCATACCCTTTCTGGGCCCATGGCGGATTTGCTAGGACAAGATCGAAAGACTTCAACCCTGAGGCAGTCTTGAATTTCGGATAAAGAAGGCTATCTCCGACTTTCAGATGAGATTCAGATATCCCATGAAGAATTGTGTTCATTTTTGCAAGGGCATATGTAGTTGGGCTTCTCTCCTCTCCATAAAGACCAACACGATTTGCGCTGTCTTCACCTATCTTGCGTTTGACATGCTCATACGCCTCTATGAGCATACCACCTGAACCGCAGGCCGGATCGTATATGCTCTGTCCAGGTTGGGGATCCAGGATATCAACCATCAGCCTGACCACTTCCCTTGGGGTATAAACTTCGCCCTCCTTTGCCTTCTCAGGTGCAAAACGCATAAGGATATGCTCATAGGCGTCTCCCATGGCATCCCCTTCGATGCACTTATTTGAAAAATTGTACTTATCGAATAGGGCAAATAATTGCTCAAGAAGAATCCTGTTCTCCCTGCTCTTTGTGAAATCTATGAAATCTATCCTGTTGACTACGCCGTCAAGTTCCCTGTTCTCCTTTGCGATGTCGTTTATGGCCCTGGACAGGTTTTCCGTGAGCTTTTCCTTATCTTTCTTTATGTTGTCCCAGAGTACATTCTCAGGTACCATGAAACTATGATATTCTTCTCTTACTGCACGTTTGATTGCCTCAGATTCATCAATCCCGGTTTCTTCCATGATTTCGATCTTAGCGTCCTCAACTTCCTCTTTCCACCGGTCACTCAGTCTTTTAATAAATAGAAGAACCAGAATGTACTTGTAATCAACGGAAGTTCTTATCAAATCTGCCGCATCGTCCACCAGTTTGATAAGATCGTTCTTTGTGACTTTTCCAAAACAATCAACCATGACCATACAACTCAAAAAGATAAACGCAACAAGATGATATTAATGTTCGTGGCAAATTAACCAGAATTGTTTTTGATTTTAAGCTCAGGCACCACAGTAATTCCGGTAAGATTGACAAATAAACAAGCTTCACCAAATTTATTAATACCAAAGAATGTATTATTCTCTGAATGACCACCTGTTGCCATTGTGGTAGAGATCTCACTTACAAAAGAAGCGTGAGTAGAGGCTGTGGTTCTTGGTGTTATTACAATAAAGGTGATTGTGGCTTTGGTGATAATTATCAGGACGATATGCCTGACAACCAACCAGAAAACCTCCGGGGGAGGGTAGTAAAGGGGTTGATTAAAGGAGCGATTATAGGCGCTGCACTAGGTGTTACCTGTGCACTCGCACATGTAGTTTGCATAATCGCTGCTTTCAACCAACATTATCCCTATTTAAAAACGGCAGCATATTCAGTTTATTCTGTATTGAAGAACAAAACTGAACATTCTGAACATCCCGTTAAAGAGGCTGCCTTATCAGGAACACTGAAAACATCAAATGCCGCTGGCATCGATGCGCTAGCTTCTAAGCTCGGTGCCAAATTTGCCGAAGTTGCCCACGAGAGGTTCGGTGCATCATTATCTTGGGCAGGAGAAATAGGAAAGGAAACAGGCAGAGGAATGCTTGAGCATGGTTCTAGTGCCGTAATTGATTGGTTCTCAAAGGCGGTAGTGTGATAGAAATGGAAGATACAAATGATAGAGATATGAACTTCTCAGAAAATTTTGTCATCATATCATCAAGGAAGACGGATTTTTTAACTATATTTATTAAGATATTTATCCAGAAATTGAAATCAGAAGGTAAAGTCCACATAACTCCAGGCATCATTTCAAAAATTGTGCATATAGTGGCTTCATTGGATCCTTTGCTGTTTGTAAGCCCGAGTGAACTCGAAGAAGGGCATCTTCATCTAGATACCAAGCTGGAAAAGCTTGATAGAGAAAAGATAGGAGAAGAAGTGTACAGAAAAATGAGTGAAGAGGGCGAAAAATAGAAAGTGCCACATAAGTTTTATTTTACTAATCGCTTGTTAAGCTCTTAACGACACTACTGCCTCCGTATCAATTGTAACCGTACTTCGAGTCGAATAAATACAGAAACAGGTCAGCTCTATAAACAACTTTGACCACATCCAATGCATCTGGCTCTACGTGGCCTGGGTGACTAACACGATTCCTGGCATCTCTGAGACATTCAAGATCCACATACGTGTCGTTTCCATATTCGTCCTGAATAATCTGCCTGAGCTTATTCAGTAAAGCAGCAAACTCCTTCACTTCGGCTCTTCATTGAAGATCTTCCAGTAGATCGCGTAAAGCAGCCTTTCCACACCCAGAGTGGCTTTCCTGATGATGTCCTCTGTTTCATATCTGTCAGGTTCCCTGGATCTGTGCACTGAATCTTGAATTTCTTTTCGTGCTCTGGATATCTCCTGAAGCTGCCTAGAAACGGAAAGGAACGGAAATTTTTTTTCAATATGCCTCTTAGCGGAATTTATCAGGTCTCTGAACTCTCCTCTGTAGTCCTTCTGTTCGTCTGAGAGATATCTATCAACGAACTCTTCCACTGACAGAAACTCCCATCCTGGTAACTCGCTTTTCAGTCTCTTCTTAGTCTCGTACATCTTTTCTTTGAATAGCCTGAAGAGGAACGGGTCCGGGATGATATAACTTGCTGTGTGCTGCATTTTCCCTTCATTCGTATTATGGGAAATATCCTGTATCAACCTATCCGTAGCCCATTCAACACTAAAACTCAAATGACCATCAGGGTCAAGCATTGGTCTGTCTCTGATTAGATGGATAGATACGTAATCTGTGGGGTCATAAGCTTTACTGAAATCTAGGCTTTCTTGTACCTCCTCACCTCCTCCTGTAACCGCGGCATCTCGATAGTGCCATACCATGTCTTCATGGCTCAGGCCAGACTCTTCCAAGGACTCATCGATATATCCCTTTCTGAGAAGAGCCAAGGCTA is a window from the Thermoplasmatales archaeon genome containing:
- a CDS encoding Type I restriction enzyme MjaXIP specificity protein, yielding MVISRSSVILTKTGYKICEIGEIPEEWDLKPFGEILQIRKRKTSEKLEKLYTIPMDLIPENGTYCEYKAIESNEVIPPTYCEAGDILLPKITPSVENGKLGIVPNLPTGFALATSEVYPIVPGNTLTNLFTFYLLKMDLFRKPLINSMVGTTGRQRVPKDSLFNLMFPVPTITEQNKITDILSTADDAIHKVNEQIALTQQLKKGLMQKLLTRGISHTRFKKTEIGEIPEEWGCVELGDPRITVKARAGGTPLRSVKEYYENGTIPFVKIEDMVNSPKFIVKTTEFITEYGLRNSSSWLTPVDSILYSMYASYGKVSINKIPVATNQAILSLIPNESNVSVDFLYYELENKKDSLRPYLRTTTQDNLNANIVTKLCIALPPMAEQQKIAEILSTVDSKLELLRRKKEKLEVLKKGLMNHLLTGKVRVKV
- a CDS encoding hypothetical protein (phage/plasmid primase, P4 family, C-terminal domain), with protein sequence MSSTVSPPPNSIQEFIEQIKPFARHFSSRVEAALYFADKGISVFPVHTVRNGKCTCHKGESCKNPGKHPMHKNWQDEATTDPEKIKRMWLANPDANIGLAMGNGLIGTDIDVKNGKDGWKEWLEILKLYNSDQIVSLIQATPSGGLHIILKVKDSSIITGASDALGMGIDIRSDGNLLVGGGSENDKGTYRVFDLPIGSAPGWLESIMIGKSNWVKSMIKRINTGAVFNEGERNKACVAYSVKLNRDGYTKTDFQEKLREFARTRCAPSYEDPALEYIVDHYWNPTKIIHAETPTFMDLGKPDFKIWEGPEENVKECLTTLYEYIPQGPDETYELAKRNLPNMLMQYLKHFFHVTREIAFGKPTDLLYWYNGRYYEYEPTDLELRSKMEYLTSNHITGSEKNEVIAKLMDNAYFVEQQERYVSLENKLLDCENWRVIDFTPEIFATVHLPVKFDQYATHSLWDKFLSDVVSPESIPRLQERAGYTLIPRYPIKKSFLAIGPTDSGKTTFLLAIKNVLGLTNVSAATLQLLSSVDQRFAASKLFKKLANIAPDMPSNSLGDISTFKAIVGRDLVSIEFKYRQAFDAQLRSKLLFSANSLPHVKDDDEAFFNRWDIIVFHKPPLIDSQLDMKLANEASGILSWMIEGAKKITDNGMKFSESTPTAEAMRIWEIASNPIRAFFNRCVVKEGDEEWPTSDYYAAFKKFTNAYHAKLVDEDVFDPQFSKISRTQIITRQRNNEKAKLRKGLKIRDESEWLQSDMANSEVDEQQEYEPSKIYGLVTKTFSNLSPAPRERDNIERWISSEFGVTIQKAQLLVDEWTSKGLVTLNGKHLEFQRDGDSDA
- a CDS encoding type I site-specific deoxyribonuclease, HsdR family, whose translation is MVSEASNENWIIRKLQDYGWIYNSSEELEERNNYVFLLKENLLESVRKINSVPETLISDAISKLDELTPSKDGNSKFLDFLKHGINVVDENRQIHTIRLLDETKIHNNSFIVTNQFNIKGKSNKRPDIVMFVNGMPLVIMENKNPYNMGTLELAYNQIKGYEESVREMFTYLQIAVINNGVKGELFPLFFNQKGDDTLAKWKTSYPLEPTPENEVEVLLYGVFHPDNFVKILTNYIHIRKKGDRNEKIMARYMQFRATEKILRRIDDNLNRTQKESVKTGLIWHWQGSGKTLIMANTAYQIRKKLPDATLLIVVDRKDLDNQALTHFSDIQGLEVTQSIGSTTELAELISYNNGNGKPGIFIVTIQKFSPENFRSVAKNPSLERGNVICLVDESHRTQYGLMAGTFRNAFPNAFVFGFTGTPIRKSTGGKIRNTFEEFCPPGELYLDRYSMKDAQDDGFTVPIAYEYNAAIPAVKDQIIKEALNHDEEVEYLTETEKELLNRKIRVIKELYKTEANVETIARDVASHFQNEVENSNNGLKAMLVAVDREACVMYKRKLDTLLSPEASEVVMTFGYNETSDLIKEYKDELESRTGKDVKKACKEFAANFDLSYNPKILIVTDMLLTGFDSSRLWVMYLAKPLFEERLLQAIGRTDRPFTTKDYGYVIDYVYLLETLNKTLKKYEGMSSEAGIRGIVISREEIEKDFVQLLDETYAIFGDFDFSNDSHENLDRLIKILSDSEISDRFEKNFRKLTAILNLPRAKTYLMAHMNRYKVLAKAYGVYINNLKLGGVNEQKVQEAYERVKKIVSENFFLEVENKGNFTIDRTYLERLGKTRDYAAALRVLNTWHMDVSNRRFRYPSLLERIVNAYQRLMKAKAVNEEILNEIKSIKERMDSIDSAESVEGETKTAFKEAIKAAISDMGDNVFNLFCENLADRKGIKLLLKGERNVRKVDRKDIMKSIRYSAIKVLNPASVPEEDTIVELIYKGLRETFGF
- a CDS encoding type I restriction-modification system, M subunit, giving the protein MVMVDCFGKVTKNDLIKLVDDAADLIRTSVDYKYILVLLFIKRLSDRWKEEVEDAKIEIMEETGIDESEAIKRAVREEYHSFMVPENVLWDNIKKDKEKLTENLSRAINDIAKENRELDGVVNRIDFIDFTKSRENRILLEQLFALFDKYNFSNKCIEGDAMGDAYEHILMRFAPEKAKEGEVYTPREVVRLMVDILDPQPGQSIYDPACGSGGMLIEAYEHVKRKIGEDSANRVGLYGEERSPTTYALAKMNTILHGISESHLKVGDSLLYPKFKTASGLKSFDLVLANPPWAQKGYGEDTLKQAEFKDRYSYGSVPQRYGDWAWIQHMLYTAKTKVAVIMDQGALFRSNSEKIIRKEIVEEKILESVILLPEKIFYNTGAAGVILIFNRHKPEDHKDEILFIDASKECGKHPSIRKLNILTDDNISHIVSAYRKFESNGGFSKVVSVDGIKAKDYNLNVSAFVNPVNNEISIDMSAAIEELNEINMDLGEVENKLNGYLKELGYID
- a CDS encoding Growth regulator, which gives rise to MESLVIGSRKIGRRGKGLCIMLPSIWLKNIDSTVGSTVTLTIEDNKLIVEPEVKKK